In Leptospira ellinghausenii, the following proteins share a genomic window:
- a CDS encoding c-type cytochrome, whose protein sequence is MGKTYSVKPTPVPKFVSNQDILEGKRLYQSRGCGDCHDVDGSGKTFIDDPAIGTISGANLTAGKGGILNDRTDEELAVAIRHGVGKNGRALIFMPSTDFQGMTNDDVGKLISYLRFATPVDKEQGEIKPGPLGRFLFVIGEIPALVSAEQINHETNHLQNLKPTVSLEYGKYVAATCTGCHGMKLVGGPIQGAPPEWPQAQNITKAGLSHYTEVSFIESIRTGKRPDGSEIKFPMPWQSLAKLTDTELKALWLYLQSI, encoded by the coding sequence ATGGGCAAAACATACTCCGTAAAACCAACCCCGGTACCAAAATTTGTATCCAACCAAGACATTCTAGAAGGCAAACGCCTCTACCAATCTCGAGGTTGTGGTGATTGCCATGACGTCGATGGAAGTGGAAAAACATTTATCGATGACCCCGCAATTGGAACAATCTCAGGTGCAAACCTAACGGCTGGTAAAGGAGGAATTTTAAACGATCGAACTGATGAAGAATTGGCTGTCGCAATTCGTCATGGAGTTGGAAAAAATGGACGTGCACTCATATTCATGCCTTCCACTGATTTTCAAGGTATGACGAATGATGATGTAGGGAAATTAATTTCTTATCTTCGATTTGCCACTCCAGTGGACAAAGAACAAGGAGAAATCAAACCAGGACCACTTGGCAGATTTTTATTTGTTATCGGAGAAATTCCTGCATTAGTCTCAGCTGAACAAATCAATCATGAAACAAATCATCTCCAAAACTTAAAACCTACTGTATCGCTAGAATATGGTAAGTATGTTGCTGCTACTTGCACTGGATGCCATGGAATGAAGTTAGTTGGTGGTCCTATCCAAGGAGCTCCTCCTGAATGGCCACAAGCACAAAACATTACGAAAGCAGGACTTTCTCACTATACAGAAGTTAGTTTTATTGAATCCATCCGAACAGGAAAACGTCCAGATGGATCAGAGATCAAGTTTCCAATGCCTTGGCAAAGTTTAGCAAAATTAACAGATACAGAGTTAAAAGCACTTTGGCTGTATTTGCAAAGCATTTAA
- a CDS encoding (2Fe-2S) ferredoxin domain-containing protein — MYYEKHIFVCENQRAPGERVSCGNQGSIELLKLLKQKAAKAGIEYKFRVQKSGCLDRCELGPIQVSYPEGKWFQMKSEADVETILEYYLKTDQPDKYNHLIVADNTPT; from the coding sequence ATGTATTACGAAAAACACATTTTTGTTTGTGAAAACCAAAGGGCACCCGGCGAACGGGTGTCTTGTGGAAACCAAGGATCCATTGAACTTCTGAAATTATTAAAACAAAAAGCGGCGAAAGCAGGGATAGAATATAAGTTCCGGGTTCAAAAATCGGGATGTCTCGATCGTTGTGAACTTGGTCCGATCCAAGTATCCTACCCAGAAGGCAAGTGGTTTCAAATGAAATCAGAAGCCGATGTTGAAACCATCTTAGAATATTACTTAAAGACAGACCAACCAGACAAATACAACCACCTCATTGTCGCTGACAATACCCCCACCTAA
- the gcvP gene encoding aminomethyl-transferring glycine dehydrogenase: protein MSSVKPSSPIHSPYEETLEPSDTFLRRHVGVTEETVSEMLSTIGYKELDDLINDAVPENIRLRKELDLPKPIGEYALQKDLKKIVSKNKIYRSYLGLGYYSCITPPVIQRNILENPGWYTAYTPYQAEIAQGRMEALINFQTMITDLTGMEIANASLLDEGTAAAEAMNMLFSLKDDNQGKSFFVSQSVHPQTLDVIRTRAIPLGINIVVGSFKKMVPSNDFFGAIVQYPSTDGTIYDFSEFIESLHKVGAKTIVAADLLALTILKSPGEMNADVVVGTTQRFGLPLGFGGPHAGYFATKEEYKRNMPGRLIGVSKDSQGKPGYRLSLQTREQHIRRDKATSNICTAQVLLAVLSSMYAVYHGPKGLKQIASRVHRMTTILATGLEKLGYKIISQPYFDTIRVELSKISSAEIIHYAEEREINIRQVSGHVISISLDETTNTKDIKDLLEVFNENKVLHFPLEDLTTKEEWKIPELLERKSSYLTHPVFNSFHTETEMLRYIRRLEAKDLSLTTSMIALGSCTMKLNASTEMYPVTWPELSNIHPFVPENQTEGYRTLFSQLEKWLCEITGFAEVSLQPNAGSQGEYAGLLAIRNFHQSRNDMHRDICLIPISAHGTNPASAVMAGFKVVPVNCDLNGNIDVEDLKKKAIEYKDKLGALMVTYPSTHGVFEASIKEICQTIHDNGGQVYMDGANMNAQVGLTRPGDIGADVCHLNLHKTFCIPHGGGGPGVGPIGVAEHLAPFLPGHSLVENGSNNSQWAVSAAPWGSASIIVISWAYIAMLGFEGLRYATKIAILNANYIAKKLESAFPVLYRGNKGLVAHECILDMRGFKKTSGIEVEDIAKRLIDYGFHSPTMSFPVPGTLMVEPTESESKEELDRFIDSMLSIAQEIKDIESGVLSKEDNPLKNSPHTADMVISDAWNHTYPRERAAYPLPWLRSRKFWPSVGRVDNVYGDRNLVCSCIPMENYAVS from the coding sequence GTGAGTTCCGTAAAACCTTCATCACCCATCCATTCCCCTTACGAAGAAACATTAGAACCAAGTGACACATTCTTACGCCGTCATGTTGGTGTGACTGAAGAAACTGTTTCTGAAATGCTTTCTACCATTGGTTATAAAGAATTGGATGATCTGATTAATGATGCTGTTCCCGAAAACATTCGGTTACGCAAGGAACTCGATTTACCAAAACCAATTGGCGAATATGCCCTTCAAAAAGATTTAAAGAAGATTGTTTCCAAAAACAAAATCTACAGATCCTATTTGGGACTTGGATACTATTCTTGTATCACTCCACCTGTGATCCAAAGGAACATATTAGAAAATCCAGGTTGGTACACTGCTTACACTCCTTACCAAGCCGAGATTGCACAAGGAAGGATGGAAGCACTCATCAACTTCCAAACCATGATCACAGATCTCACAGGGATGGAAATTGCCAATGCATCACTCCTTGATGAAGGAACAGCTGCCGCAGAGGCAATGAATATGTTGTTTTCGTTAAAAGATGACAACCAAGGAAAATCTTTCTTTGTTTCACAATCGGTTCACCCACAAACCTTAGATGTGATACGCACTCGTGCGATTCCACTTGGAATCAACATTGTTGTGGGATCGTTTAAGAAAATGGTTCCTTCCAATGATTTTTTTGGAGCGATTGTCCAATACCCATCTACTGATGGAACCATTTATGATTTTAGTGAATTCATTGAAAGCCTGCATAAAGTAGGTGCCAAAACGATTGTGGCTGCAGATCTACTTGCACTCACCATTTTAAAATCACCTGGCGAAATGAATGCAGATGTTGTTGTGGGAACTACACAACGATTTGGATTGCCACTTGGTTTTGGTGGACCCCATGCTGGTTACTTTGCGACTAAAGAAGAATACAAACGAAATATGCCAGGCCGCCTCATTGGTGTTTCCAAAGATTCACAAGGAAAACCTGGATATCGTCTGAGTTTACAAACACGTGAACAACACATTCGCCGAGACAAAGCAACATCTAACATTTGTACAGCGCAAGTTTTACTCGCAGTCCTCTCATCCATGTATGCAGTGTATCATGGTCCAAAAGGACTCAAACAAATTGCCTCTCGTGTTCATAGAATGACAACCATTCTTGCAACTGGACTCGAAAAGTTAGGATACAAAATCATCTCACAACCTTACTTTGATACCATTCGAGTCGAACTTTCTAAAATCTCATCAGCAGAAATTATCCACTATGCAGAAGAAAGAGAAATCAACATTCGACAAGTTTCTGGTCACGTCATTAGCATTTCATTAGATGAAACAACAAATACAAAAGACATCAAAGATCTTCTCGAAGTGTTCAATGAAAATAAAGTCCTTCATTTTCCATTAGAAGACCTAACTACAAAAGAAGAATGGAAAATTCCAGAACTTCTGGAAAGAAAATCATCTTACTTAACTCATCCAGTTTTTAATAGTTTCCACACAGAAACCGAGATGTTACGTTACATTCGTAGACTCGAAGCAAAGGATTTATCCTTAACCACATCGATGATTGCATTAGGTTCTTGTACGATGAAACTCAATGCTTCCACAGAAATGTATCCAGTCACTTGGCCAGAACTATCGAACATCCATCCTTTCGTTCCCGAAAACCAAACAGAAGGATACCGAACTCTTTTTAGCCAATTGGAAAAATGGTTATGTGAAATCACTGGATTTGCGGAAGTATCACTCCAACCAAACGCTGGTTCTCAAGGAGAATACGCTGGTTTACTTGCCATTCGTAACTTCCACCAAAGCCGTAATGATATGCACAGAGACATCTGCCTTATCCCAATCTCTGCTCATGGTACAAACCCTGCATCTGCAGTGATGGCAGGATTTAAAGTAGTCCCAGTGAATTGTGATCTCAATGGAAACATTGATGTAGAAGACTTAAAGAAAAAAGCAATTGAATACAAAGATAAGTTAGGTGCCCTAATGGTAACCTATCCTTCCACACATGGTGTCTTCGAAGCTTCCATCAAAGAAATTTGCCAAACCATCCACGACAACGGTGGTCAAGTCTACATGGATGGTGCCAATATGAACGCACAGGTGGGATTAACAAGACCTGGCGATATCGGTGCCGATGTTTGCCATTTGAACTTACACAAAACATTCTGTATCCCACATGGTGGTGGTGGTCCAGGAGTTGGTCCGATTGGTGTTGCTGAACACTTAGCTCCTTTTTTACCAGGACATAGTCTTGTCGAAAATGGATCGAATAACAGCCAGTGGGCGGTATCTGCAGCTCCATGGGGATCAGCATCTATCATCGTGATCTCATGGGCGTACATTGCGATGTTGGGTTTTGAAGGCCTACGATATGCTACAAAAATTGCAATCCTCAATGCCAACTACATCGCCAAAAAATTAGAATCTGCCTTCCCAGTATTATACCGTGGTAACAAAGGTCTTGTGGCTCATGAGTGTATTTTGGATATGCGCGGCTTCAAAAAAACAAGTGGAATCGAAGTTGAAGATATCGCAAAACGTTTGATAGACTACGGATTTCACTCTCCTACCATGTCATTCCCTGTTCCAGGAACTCTCATGGTAGAACCAACTGAGTCAGAATCTAAAGAAGAATTAGACCGTTTTATTGATTCCATGTTATCGATTGCTCAGGAAATCAAAGACATTGAGTCAGGTGTTCTTTCCAAAGAAGATAACCCACTAAAGAATTCTCCTCACACAGCAGACATGGTCATCAGTGATGCTTGGAATCATACGTATCCAAGAGAACGTGCTGCTTATCCGCTCCCATGGCTTCGTTCACGGAAATTTTGGCCAAGTGTAGGACGTGTGGACAATGTGTACGGTGATCGGAACTTGGTTTGTTCTTGTATCCCAATGGAAAACTACGCCGTATCCTAA
- the gcvH gene encoding glycine cleavage system protein GcvH, with translation MADTQAKDGYYYTEKHEWVKVEGDVALVGITDFAQNALGDIVFIDLPKPGKQIKAKDSLGTIESVKAAEDLYSPISGEVVETNTSLGSNPQSVNAEPFDTWMVKLKNIQTSELGGLLSAAQYKEYVSKLD, from the coding sequence ATGGCAGACACACAAGCAAAAGACGGTTATTATTATACAGAAAAACATGAATGGGTAAAAGTAGAGGGAGATGTGGCTCTTGTAGGAATCACCGACTTCGCACAAAACGCATTAGGTGACATTGTTTTCATCGACCTTCCAAAACCTGGAAAACAAATCAAAGCAAAAGATAGTTTAGGAACGATTGAATCTGTAAAAGCAGCAGAAGATTTATATTCCCCTATCTCTGGTGAGGTAGTGGAAACCAATACGTCTCTTGGTTCCAATCCACAATCTGTGAATGCCGAACCTTTCGATACTTGGATGGTAAAATTAAAGAACATCCAAACATCTGAGTTAGGAGGCCTACTCTCCGCCGCTCAATACAAAGAATACGTTTCCAAATTGGATTAA